From the Papaver somniferum cultivar HN1 chromosome 2, ASM357369v1, whole genome shotgun sequence genome, the window TAAACCAATATTTTCACTTACTATTTGTAGTTTTTAAACAGGCCTACTATATCGGTGGAGATGCTTCCTTCGAACTAAGAGTACAGTGGGGTTATTCAAGATGTAATACTTTTGCCAACATTGATTGCAGACCTGATATTCCAAAAGAATTTACCATCCATGGTTTATGGAGGGACAATGGATATAATCAGGGACGACCATTAGTGAACACTGTGTACAAAACAAGAAAGGTAATGTTATGTGATTTTGTACAGAATTTTTCTGCTCGGTTTTCGTCGGAGtactaattattttattttattttgtgaacagataaataagaaagttcaagagaagatgaaaaagtgtTGGGCAAGCATGGATCTTCATAATGGAGAAGTAAATGACGCTTATTTCTGGTCGCATGAGTGGGTTCGTCATGGCCAGTATACTGGCTGGTCTCAAGGTTGTTATTTTTCAGAGGCGGTAAACCTATTTGAGAAGCAAGAAATAACCGGTGTTATACTCACACGTTTCCCTCCTGGACCTACCCAAACTCTTAGTGTGAGGGATTTGGAAAGAGGCGTTCATGCTGAGAAAAATATCATTGTGTTTGTGAAGTGCAACACCAACAAGGATGATGACCAACAGTTGCAAGAAATTGGCATTTATTATCGCTATAAAGGAGGCAAATGGTCTGCAATTGACCACCCAAAGCAATCAGAGTGCAATACCAACATTCCCATGGTCTTTCCGTACGAATGAGTCAATTTTTTTTAGATAATTAATATTTAATAGAGGAAAGCGGTCTAAGATATTTGATTTCGTGTAAGCTTGGCAATAATAAACTTTCCCCTTATCATTTACGTTTTTTGGTAGTAAGCTTTCCTGTATCATCTTCTCTCTATTACTGTGTTAGTAAGTTATCTTTGTTATTCAAATTATGCAGTACTTGAATATTTTCGACTATGATCCCTTTTTGAATGGATTGGATATGTTAAACTAAAAGAGTTTAGTGTTGCAGTATTTCGAATGTATATGGATGCACGATACACTCATCTACTTCATTGAACATATGCTTAATTAATTGGAAAACATTAGTTATCATTGACTACAAGCAATCTCTTAAATTTTTTCTAACAGTAGAAGTAATGCTTAATACTTCAATATCTTTTGTCTCcctctaaaataaataaaagaatttAATTCTAAGGAACTCATTTTTTGGTGTAAAAGAATTTCACAATCGATTAAATGAAAATTTATCAGGAACCAACATTTTTGAACTGCAACTTGACTCAATCCTCCAAAAAGCTTTGTACACAGTCCGGTCATTGCTTGCCATCATCTCTGCAGTCGCGCACCACAATTCGTCCTACATAAACAATAAAGAACCTTCAAAAAGTGTCACAAACAGTGAGATTTATGTAAGAAACGCCGAAAGAACCGAGCTTGTAAGTGTGAGTGATATGTATTTGCACTTATAAGGGCAAAATGTCGATCTGCAACAATGCATTCTCATTTTGATTTGTAATAATGGGAAAGGGAAAGTGGATGATTCTAATAATGGGAAAGGGAAGCGATCACCAATCTAGTGTTTGATGTTTGATATTGagttgtttaattttgatttgtagAAATTTTACGAGGTGAGTTTCCAATAGAAGTACTATAGTAATTTGACGAGGTGGGTTTcccattctttctcattttgctaatcattttcattcaattgatttatacACATTCGTAGTATTTAATTTAAAATTTATATGTTCTACATATTTTCTACGATAATAATTCACTTCTTCATTCCCGTCCATTTCTAATACATTACTCGAAATTCTATCTAATTGAATGCCGAAGGTAATTACCGAATTTGTTTCCAATCATTACCTAGCTCTTGACTTTATATTGGCCAGATAAATTTGAAAAATCGTATTCCTTGTCCGTTTTGTAATTAGCACAATTTGTATGATCTTAAATACTATTTATATCCTAATTtcgtgattaaaaaaaaaaattgggacagagaaaagaaagaatcggaaaaatctgattcctatgatttaacatgaaattgatttaggtgttttatcaaaaccttgaaaattttaaaattatatcattaattcttttttttcttcaaaaaatcgGTGGAAAAATCGGTCAATTTTCCCGATTTACTGTCAGTAGTTCCCATCCTCGGTGAACTATTGATggacattcagttaaaataatggaTAACTGGATAAACCAATTTATGTAAGAGAAATTGAATAAGGTCGAGCGAATTGGATAATATTGATAGATAAAGGGTGAAATACACAAAGGTCGATggacattcagttaaaataaGGGATAActagataaaccaatctatctaaGAGAAACTGAGTGAGGTCCAACGATATTGGGTAAGATTAAGTCAAAACGAAGGAATTTTAGTTTATTTGATCGATAACCATATAAACTCATGGAATCTAAGAAAAATTGAGTGAGATCCAATAACATTGGACAAGATTgataaataatgtctttaattaaTTAAGGTCGATGAACATTCAATTAAAATGATAGATAACTAAAGAACCTAATAATTTTTGGGAAAATCTGAGTGAGGCCGATTGACATTGGGTAAGATTGAAAAATAACAAGTGAAATTAAGTGAAGCCACGAAAATTCGGTTTATTTGATAGATAACAATGTGGCGAAATTGACTTAGGTCGATCGATTGAGATGCACTTGTATAAACCAAACAGTAGGTTTCGGATAACAGGGCCGGTCTAATTTAAATCGAAAC encodes:
- the LOC113353707 gene encoding intracellular ribonuclease LX-like, producing MKKCWASMDLHNGEVNDAYFWSHEWVRHGQYTGWSQGCYFSEAVNLFEKQEITGVILTRFPPGPTQTLSVRDLERGVHAEKNIIVFVKCNTNKDDDQQLQEIGIYYRYKGGKWSAIDHPKQSECNTNIPMVFPYE